The DNA window GCTGGCGTTTCTTGACTTGGACGATTTTAAAAAATATAACGACCGAAACGGCCATTTGCAAGGGGATCGGTTGTTGACGTTTTTTGGGAAGCTGCTGCAAAAAGCGGTTGAAGGGACGAACTTTACTGCCGCCCGCTATGGCGGCGAAGAGTTTGCCATTTTAATGCCCAACACGGCGAAAGAAGACGCGCATGCATTTTTAAACCGGTTGCGCAAAGAAGTGAACGATACATATTTTGACGGCGTCGAGCATATTCCATACCGTTGCTTGTCGTTTTCGTGCGGCATTGCCGAGATGGAAAAAGATATGTACGAAAGCGATGAGCTCATTCATCAGGCTGATCAGGCGCTCTATTATGCGAAGGCGCAAGGGAAAAACAACGTGCAGTTGTATGATAAGCACAATATGTGCTTGGATGAAATTAAGTTTAAACAAGATTTGGAAGCGCTCGAGCAACAAGTGAAGTTTTTTCTTTCGAAAGACGTCTATACATACCGCCATAGCAAGCGGGTGTTTAAATATGCGCTCGAGTTTGGCAGTCGTCTCGGCGAGTTGACTGACCATGAACGGCAGACGCTTATTTTAGGAGCGCTCATTCACGATATCGGCAAAATCGAAGTGCCGCGTGATATTTTAAATAAACAAGGAAAGCTGGAAAAACACGAGTGGGAGATTGTCAAGAAACATGTCACATGGGGGCGGGAAATCATTGCGGCGGAGAAGCGGTTTGATGATTTGCTCCCGCTCATTGAACTGCATCACGAACGGTATGATGGAAAAGGGTATCCGTACGGGCTGAAAGGGGAAGAAATCCCGAAACTAGCCCGCATTTTGTGTATTCTCGACTCGTTTGACGCCATGACGACGGAACGGCCGTACCAGCCGACGAAAACGTTTGAGGAGGCGCTTGAGGAAATCGAGCGCTGCGCTGGGACGCAGTTTGATCCCGTTTATGCGGCGAAGTTTGTGGCGTTTGTGCGAGAGCACTATTTGCCGCTTGCGGAGATGGAGCAATTGAATTAAGGGGAAAAAGGCACTTGCCCGATGGCAAGTGTTTTTTTTTTTTTTTTTTTTTTTTTTTTTTGGTTTTATATGGAAACTGTGCGTGGGTGGGCCGTAATGTTCATGCTGGCGGTAGAGAGAAACATTTACTTATGGATGAGGTTTTGAACGTTTTTGACCAATTCATCTCTTTTTTTGATTGTTACTGATTGAAAATGAATGTTTTTGATTGATTTTTTCTCCCTTTTGACATATGATAGAGTTGTAAACGATATCGCCGATGATCGGAGGTGGGAATGTGCTGACGGAAGAACGTCACCGCCTCATTTTGGAGCTTTTGGCGCAAAAAGGGGTCATCAAGCTGCAAGAGCTCGTGGATGCGACCGGTTCATCCGAGTCGACGATTCGCCGCGATTTGACGCAGCTTGAAAATGAAAAGAAGCTGCGCCGCGTGCACGGTGGAGCGGCGTTGTTGCAGCAAAAACGCGAAGAGTTAAGCGTGTCGGAAAAATCGCTGAAGTATATAGCAGAAAAACGGCGGATCGCCGCCTACGCGGCCAGCTTGGTGCAAAAAGGAAACTGCATTTATTTGGATGCGGGAACGACAACGTGGGAAATGATTCCGCACTTGGCTGACAAAAAAGTCACCGTGGTCACGAACGGCGTGATGCATGTGGAGCGGCTGCTCGAGCATAACGTCACGACGTACTTAGTCGGCGGCATGATTAAGCCAAAGACGAAAGCGTTGATCGGTCGCGGGGCCATTGAGTCGCTCCGGCAGTACCGCTTTGACCAATGTTTTATCGGCGCCAACGGTGTTCACGACGAATATGGCTATACGACGCCGGATCCGGAAGAGGCGCTCGTCAAATATACGGCCATGCAGCTGGCGCAACGCGCGTATGTGCTTGCAGATCATTCGAAGTTAAATGAAAGCGCGTTCGCCAAAATCGCCGA is part of the Geobacillus sp. 46C-IIa genome and encodes:
- a CDS encoding diguanylate cyclase; this translates as MDWVLVYMLVGSITLLNLFQIMLPPRANAFSMDSAVYLAILFVYGINFVLQVLFIYSLVELCYKRKMSLWRHLFNFSIYCLMLSSAYYTFIIFKGDIGQLNVYNLFPYVSSLLVYFSINVALIVLFFYFQGGVFRGALDLGVLKEACVGYSVTLLLSLVLSILLDEEKYFGLFLFTILITILSFVFKKFLQLYQLVSDSANKDQLTGLYNHGFFKETLKEQFSDCKMLKQPLTLAFLDLDDFKKYNDRNGHLQGDRLLTFFGKLLQKAVEGTNFTAARYGGEEFAILMPNTAKEDAHAFLNRLRKEVNDTYFDGVEHIPYRCLSFSCGIAEMEKDMYESDELIHQADQALYYAKAQGKNNVQLYDKHNMCLDEIKFKQDLEALEQQVKFFLSKDVYTYRHSKRVFKYALEFGSRLGELTDHERQTLILGALIHDIGKIEVPRDILNKQGKLEKHEWEIVKKHVTWGREIIAAEKRFDDLLPLIELHHERYDGKGYPYGLKGEEIPKLARILCILDSFDAMTTERPYQPTKTFEEALEEIERCAGTQFDPVYAAKFVAFVREHYLPLAEMEQLN
- a CDS encoding DeoR/GlpR family DNA-binding transcription regulator: MLTEERHRLILELLAQKGVIKLQELVDATGSSESTIRRDLTQLENEKKLRRVHGGAALLQQKREELSVSEKSLKYIAEKRRIAAYAASLVQKGNCIYLDAGTTTWEMIPHLADKKVTVVTNGVMHVERLLEHNVTTYLVGGMIKPKTKALIGRGAIESLRQYRFDQCFIGANGVHDEYGYTTPDPEEALVKYTAMQLAQRAYVLADHSKLNESAFAKIADLHEAVLITDELDEEWQERYKAKTTVEVVAL